In Xiphophorus maculatus strain JP 163 A chromosome 15, X_maculatus-5.0-male, whole genome shotgun sequence, the following are encoded in one genomic region:
- the LOC102229310 gene encoding protein unc-93 homolog A-like: MVSIQHKYRLDATCRYTLIPTSFILGLGGSPLWSAKCTYLTISGNVQAAIDNKKGVNVINHYFGIFYFIFQSSAVWGNLMSSLIFGQDTNISDIPEDVLSTCGAFGCGITIDTSSSNSTSSRPAQKLVWTLLGCYIGVGVLAILIVSIFLDNIDHQQTSQFRGNREPFCHTFLATFRLLKDWRILTLIPLSIYNGFEQSFLSGEYNKNYVTCALGIHYVGFVMMCFGATNSLCSFLFGRIARYTGRAPLYFFAGATNLACIIALLFWRPHPDQLPVFFVFPALWGMADAIWQTQTNALYGVLFPRDKEAAFASYCMWESLGYVIAFAYSTFLCLEYKLYIMLAVLVISMITYPVVEYYEYKNPTQPIEQATYENPKNKAEEAGIISQTWM, translated from the exons atGGTATCAATTCAACACAAATATCGACTTG ATGCTACCTGCAGGTACACCCTCATCCCAACCTCCTTCATCCTGGGTTTGGGCGGATCCCCTCTGTGGTCGGCTAAATGCACCTACCTGACCATCTCTGGGAATGTGCAAGCCGCCATCGACAATAAGAAGGGTGTTAATGTGATCAACCACTACTTTGGGATCTTCTACTTCATCTTCCAGTCATCTGCAGTTTGGGGAAACCTGATGTCGTCGCTCATCTTTGGGCAGGACACCAACATCT ccGACATTCCAGAGGACGTTCTAAGCACCTGTGGAGCATTTGGCTGTGGAATCACTATCGAtaccagcagcagcaacagtaCCTCCAGCAGACCTGCACAGAAGCTTGTGTGGACGCTTCTCGGGTGCTACATTG GGGTTGGCGTTCTAGCGATACTCATCGTGTCGATATTTCTGGACAACATCGACCACCAGCAGACCAGCCAGTTTCGGGGGAACCGGGAACCGTTCTGCCACACGTTCCTGGCCACGTTCAGGCTGCTGAAGGACTGGAGGATCCTGACACTCATCCCGCTTAGCATTTACAACGGCTTCGAGCAGAGCTTCCTCTCCGGGGAGTACAACAAA AACTACGTAACTTGTGCTTTGGGGATCCACTATGTCGGTTTTGTGATGATGTGCTTCGGAGCGACTAATTCGCTCTGCTCCTTCCTGTTTGGGAGAATCGCTCGCTACACCGGAAGGGCCCCTCTCTACTTCTTTG CTGGGGCGACCAACTTGGCCTGCATCATCGCCCTCCTGTTCTGGAGGCCTCATCCTGACCAGCTGCCTGTGTTTTTCGTTTTTCCCGCTCTGTGGGGTATGGCGGACGCCATCTGGCAAACTCAGACTAATG CTCTTTATGGCGTCCTCTTCCCGCGGGACAAGGAGGCCGCCTTCGCCAGCTACTGCATGTGGGAGTCGCTTGGTTACGTCATCGCCTTCGCCTACAGCACCTTCCTGTGCCTGGAGTATAAATTGTATATCATGCTGGCTGTTCTGGTGATTAGCATGATCACCTACCCCGTAGTGGAGTACTACGAGTACAAGAATCCCACCCAGCCCATTGAACAGGCCACCTATGAGAATcctaaaaacaaagcagaggaaGCGGGCATCATTAGTCAGACTTGGATGTAG